From Sparus aurata chromosome 9, fSpaAur1.1, whole genome shotgun sequence, a single genomic window includes:
- the cdc16 gene encoding cell division cycle protein 16 homolog: protein MNLDRLRKRVRQYIDQQQYQSALFWADKIASLSHEDPQDIYWLAQCLYLTSQYHRASHALRSRKLDKLYGACQYLAARCHYAAKEFQQALDILDAEEPASKKLLDRSGKEDHGTPESAKDWDMSPASVSSSICLLRGKIYDAMDNRPLATSSYKEALKLDVYCFEAFDLLTSHHMLTAQEEKDFLDSLPLSQQCTEEEEELLHFLFENKLKKYNKPSDLVVPEMVNGLQDNLDVVVSLAERHYYNCDFKMCYKLTSMVMVKDPFHANCLPVHIGTLVELGKANELFYLSHKLVDLYPNNPVSWFAVGCYYLMVGHKNEHARRYLSKATTLERTYGPAWIAYGHSFAVESEHDQAMAAYFTAAQLMKGCHLPMLYIGLEYGLTNNSKLAERFFSQALSIAPEDPFVIHEVAVVAFQNGDWKTAERLFLDAMEKIKAIGNEVTVDKWEPLLNNLGHVCRKLKKYDQALEYHRQALVLIPQHASTYAAIGYVHSLMGDFESAIDYFHTALGLKRDDTFSVTMLGHCIEMYIGDTDAYIGTDINDKVRGSLNTPALMKMLNTSEPGDLLATPRMEDTSITSLETPLSNQDKMMLGTPLRLSLTLECDMYESDVMLDTLSDTST from the exons ATGAACCTCGACAGACTTCGAAAGCGAGTACGACAGTACATTGACCAG caaCAGTATCAAAGTGCTCTGTTTTGGGCCGACAAGATAGCATCCCTCTCTCACG AGGATCCCCAGGACATCTACTGGCTAGCTCAGTGCCTTTACTTGACCTCACAGTACCACAGAGCCTCCCATGCCCTCCGATCGCGAAAACTTGATAAG TTGTACGGAGCCTGTCAGTATCTTGCTGCTAGGTGCCAT TATGCTGCCAAAGAGTTCCAGCAGGCCTTGGATATCCTGGATGCAGAGGAGCCGGCAAGTAAGAAGCTGTTGGACAGGAGTGGGAAAGAGGACCATGGGACACCAGAGTCAGCGAAGGATTGGGACATGTCCCCTGCCTCT GTCAGCAGCTCCATTTGTCTCCTGCGGGGTAAGATCTATGATGCCATGGACAACAGACCACTGGCCACCTCCAGCTACAAAGAGGCCTTGAAACTGGATGTGTACTGCTTTGAAGCCTTTGACCTTTTAACATCCCACCACATGTTGACTGCACAGGAAG AGAAAGACTTCCTTGACTCGCTTCCTCTGAGTCAACAGTGCaccgaggaagaggaggagctgtTACACTTTCTATTTGAGAATAAGTTAAAGAAG TATAACAAGCCCAGTGATTTGGTGGTGCCAGAGATGGTCAATGGTCTTCAGGACAACTTGGATGTAGTGGTGTCTCTTGCTGAGAGACATTACTATAACTGTGATTTCAAGATGTGCTACAAACTCACATCAAT GGTGATGGTCAAAGACCCCTTCCATGCCAACTGTTTACCAGTCCACATAGGAACTCTGGTGGAGCTTGGAAAAGCAAATG AGTTGTTCTACCTCTCGCACAAACTCGTTGACTTGTATCCCAACAACCCA GTATCCTGGTTTGCAGTTGGGTGCTATTATCTCATGGTTGGCCATAAAAACGAACATGCTCGGCGGTACCTGAG taaagCCACCACGCTTGAGAGGACGTATGGTCCTGCATGGATTGCCTACGGCCATTCATTTGCCGTGGAGAGTGAGCACGACCAAGCAATGGCTGCCTATTTCACTGCTGCCCAGCTGATGAAAGG GTGTCACTTACCCATGCTCTACATTGGCCTGGAGTACGGTCTGACTAACAACTCCAAGCTGGCCGAACGTTTCTTCAGTCAAGCTCTCAGTATCGCTCCAGAGGACCCATTTGTCATACATGAAGTGGCAGTGGTTGCCTTTCAAAATGGAGA TTGGAAGACTGCAGAGAGATTGTTTCTTGATGCAATGGAGAAGATCAAAGCCATAGGGAATGAG GTCACTGTGGACAAATGGGAGCCCTTGTTAAACAACTTGGGCCATGTGTGTCGGAAGTTGAA aaAGTACGACCAGGCTCTGGAGTACCACCGTCAGGCACTGGTGTTAATCCCTCAGCACGCCTCCACCTATGCTGCCATAGGATACGTGCACAGCCTCATGGGCGACTTTGAGAGTGCAATTGACTACTTTCATACG GCACTTGGACTGAAAAGGGACGACACTTTCTCTGTGACGATGCTCGGCCACTGTATTGAGATGTACATTGGTGACACAGATGCCTATATAG GCACAGACATCAACGACAAGGTGCGAGGCAGCTTAAACACTCCTGCACTGATGAAGATGCTGAACACATCAGAGCCTGGTGACCTTCTAGCTACGCCGAGAATGGAAGACACCAGCATCACATCCTTGGAAACGCCACTGTCCAATCAGGACAAGATGATGCTTGGGACACCTCTGCGACTCTCTTTAACCCTGGAGTGTGATATGTATGAGAGTGATGTGATGTTAGACACCTTGTCAGACACCAGCACGTGA
- the cfap97d2 gene encoding uncharacterized protein cfap97d2 — METPGHPHTARPGTHLAYQPLLPTTNKYLQRKWDRAAYDLHRTTVKSAKPTIDTTAPKTYAHLALNLKKLQIDAERTIKIQRENELNLEKINHIMRTTGEVDNRRYYDRKSLGKERRQQELLHITKENQMIQFRLSHCRSHYGARNLHEDWLKTLKVMTRIAHYPRRSANQLKGQKTPSSSKSAVTVMKGKRSTLHTQSTSSDKANGKAESEENVKREEANKTESTGREIQQNIAPEPSVPDKSISSGTPEKPGSSDTYST; from the exons ATGGAGACACCAGGGCATCCGCACACTGCGAG GCCCGGGACACATCTGGCATATCAACCACTGCTTCCCACCACAAATAAATATCTGCAGCGGAAATGGGACAGAGCTGCATATGATTTACACAGGACAACG GTGAAGTCAGCAAAACCAACAATTGACACAACTGCACCAAAGACGTATGCTCACCTGGCTCTCAATCTGAAGAAACTTCAG ATTGACGCGGAAAGGACAATAAAGATTCAGAGGGAAAATGAACTGAATTTGGAGAAAATAAACCACATCATGAGGACAACTGGAGAAGTTGACAACAGGCGATACTACGACAGAAAAAG CCTTGGCAAGGAGAGGCGACAGCAGGAGTTGCTCCACATTACCAAGGAGAATCAAATGATCCAGTTTCGCCTGAGTCACTGCAGGTCTCACTATGGTGCGAGGAACTTGCATGAGGACTGGCTCAAAACTCTCAAGGTGATGACCAGGATTGCACATTACCCGCGAAGATCAGCAAATCAACTAAag GGACAAAAAACCCCATCCTCATCAAAAAGTGCAGTGACTGTGATGAAGGGCAAAAGATCAACGCTTCACACACAAAGCACCTCAAGCGACAAGGCCAACGGCAAAGCAGAGTCTGAGGAAAATGTGAAGAGGGAAGAAGCCAACAAAACAGAGAGTACAGGGAGAGAGATACAGCAGAACATAGCTCCTGAACCAAGTGTACCTGACAAATCCATCTCATCTGGTACACCTGAGAAACCTGGTTCTTCTGACACCTACAGCACATAA